A window of the Microtus pennsylvanicus isolate mMicPen1 chromosome 4, mMicPen1.hap1, whole genome shotgun sequence genome harbors these coding sequences:
- the Susd3 gene encoding sushi domain-containing protein 3 isoform X2 codes for MIQAQGKKSPGTCAQLHPPPRGTLQVVRGDGTSLGTVLMFHCPTGHQMVGSGLLTCAWNGSVVDWSSGSPVCKAVPPHETFGFKVAVIASIVSCAIILLMSMAFLTCCLLKCVKKGEQQRADRTAQLWYQLRGEDLETVQAAYLGLKGHNYNNSSSISGGHGGAGGGGGGGGGGGGKPGIQHSQAHDNHSFATDLSDIREQAGVARSVDKDPWTFGMGTPSPGGSSSSPCTYVMVHAMNSAGPAPGMPMRPKVYLPG; via the exons ATGATACAAGCCCAGGGTAAGAAGTCCCCAG GCACCTGTGCTCAGCTCCATCCGCCCCCTCGAGGCACCTTGCAAGTTGTCCGTGGAGATGGCACCTCACTGGGGACTGTGCTCATGTTCCACTGCCCCACTGGACACCAGATGGTGGGGTCTGGCCTCCTCACTTGTGCCTGGAATGGGAGTGTCGTCGACTGGTCTTCAGGAAGCCCTGTATGCAAAG CTGTGCCACCGCACGAGACCTTCGGCTTCAAAGTGGCAGTGATCGCCTCCATCGTGAGCTGCGCCATCATCCTGCTCATGTCCATGGCCTTCCTCACCTGCTGCCTCCTCAAGTGCGTGAAGAAGGGTGAGCAGCAGCGTGCCGACAG GACGGCACAGCTTTGGTACCAGCTGAGAGGTGAGGACCTGGAGACGGTACAAGCTGCCTACCTGGGCCTCAAGGGACACAATtataacaacagcagcagcatcagTGGTGGCCATGGTGGCGCCGGAGGTGGCGGCGGCGGAGGTGGCGGCGGCGGAGGCAAGCCAGGAATTCAGCACAGCCAGGCCCATGACAACCACAGCTTCGCCAC AGACCTCAGCGACATCAGAGAGCAGGCTGGTGTGGCCCGCAGTGTGGACAAAGACCCCTGGACTTTTGGGATGGGAACTCCGAGCCCTGGTGGCTCCTCCAGCTCTCCATGCACTTACGTGATGGTCCATGCGATGAACTCTGCAGGGCCGGCCCCTGGAATGCCTATGAGGCCCAAAGTCTACCTTCCAGGGTGA
- the Susd3 gene encoding sushi domain-containing protein 3 isoform X3 produces MIQAQGTCAQLHPPPRGTLQVVRGDGTSLGTVLMFHCPTGHQMVGSGLLTCAWNGSVVDWSSGSPVCKAVPPHETFGFKVAVIASIVSCAIILLMSMAFLTCCLLKCVKKGEQQRADRTAQLWYQLRGEDLETVQAAYLGLKGHNYNNSSSISGGHGGAGGGGGGGGGGGGKPGIQHSQAHDNHSFATDLSDIREQAGVARSVDKDPWTFGMGTPSPGGSSSSPCTYVMVHAMNSAGPAPGMPMRPKVYLPG; encoded by the exons ATGATACAAGCCCAGG GCACCTGTGCTCAGCTCCATCCGCCCCCTCGAGGCACCTTGCAAGTTGTCCGTGGAGATGGCACCTCACTGGGGACTGTGCTCATGTTCCACTGCCCCACTGGACACCAGATGGTGGGGTCTGGCCTCCTCACTTGTGCCTGGAATGGGAGTGTCGTCGACTGGTCTTCAGGAAGCCCTGTATGCAAAG CTGTGCCACCGCACGAGACCTTCGGCTTCAAAGTGGCAGTGATCGCCTCCATCGTGAGCTGCGCCATCATCCTGCTCATGTCCATGGCCTTCCTCACCTGCTGCCTCCTCAAGTGCGTGAAGAAGGGTGAGCAGCAGCGTGCCGACAG GACGGCACAGCTTTGGTACCAGCTGAGAGGTGAGGACCTGGAGACGGTACAAGCTGCCTACCTGGGCCTCAAGGGACACAATtataacaacagcagcagcatcagTGGTGGCCATGGTGGCGCCGGAGGTGGCGGCGGCGGAGGTGGCGGCGGCGGAGGCAAGCCAGGAATTCAGCACAGCCAGGCCCATGACAACCACAGCTTCGCCAC AGACCTCAGCGACATCAGAGAGCAGGCTGGTGTGGCCCGCAGTGTGGACAAAGACCCCTGGACTTTTGGGATGGGAACTCCGAGCCCTGGTGGCTCCTCCAGCTCTCCATGCACTTACGTGATGGTCCATGCGATGAACTCTGCAGGGCCGGCCCCTGGAATGCCTATGAGGCCCAAAGTCTACCTTCCAGGGTGA